A single genomic interval of Armatimonadota bacterium harbors:
- a CDS encoding tetratricopeptide repeat protein has protein sequence MTRKPNTSNKKIYAAVMLLAFIVIVPFFQVLWHDFITLDDPTYVISNEQVKKGLSFAGLKWALTTMYSANWHPITWLSHMLDYQLFGLNPMGHHLMNLLIHLANTLLLFSVLRRMTEAVWRSAFVAALFGVHPLHVESVAWVAERKDVLSTLFWMLTMHAYSRYAQSPTIKTYLLVVVIFTFGLMSKPMLVTLPFVLLILDYWPLERIGSSGLMPIVTSRNFRTLLFEKISLFFLSGISCVITLSAQGRGGAIQSLEEFTLGVRLANAVVAYASYLIKMIWPYHLIVYYPHPGSNLPAWQVLASGFFLALITFIAIMLGRKYRYLAVGWLWYLGTLVPVIGLVQVGMQAIADRYTYVPLIGIFIAITWGVPALIKPHETCKRVGGKQIAFSILKSSAALSILALAICTWIQVGYWKDSFSLFRHTLAVCPQNAVAHYNLGVAFVNNGDAEAAMVEFQKALNIKPGYPDAWYNIGVLLQRKGKIDEAIKSYYQAIKLDPTLVQARNNLAIMLFIKGNYAEAWKEVHACMKYGFQPHPEFLKALSQKMPEP, from the coding sequence TAAGCTTTGCAGGGCTGAAGTGGGCTTTAACCACAATGTATAGTGCAAATTGGCACCCAATCACATGGCTCTCGCACATGCTTGATTATCAACTTTTCGGTCTTAATCCAATGGGCCACCATCTAATGAATCTGCTCATTCATCTAGCAAACACCCTGCTGCTATTTTCGGTGCTGAGGCGAATGACTGAAGCAGTCTGGCGAAGTGCGTTTGTGGCGGCGTTATTCGGCGTGCATCCGCTCCACGTCGAATCTGTTGCGTGGGTAGCCGAGAGAAAAGACGTCCTAAGCACCCTATTTTGGATGCTCACAATGCATGCATATAGCCGATATGCTCAGTCGCCAACTATTAAAACCTATTTACTTGTGGTAGTAATCTTTACTTTTGGGTTAATGTCAAAGCCAATGTTGGTAACTTTACCCTTTGTTCTTCTAATTTTAGATTATTGGCCTCTCGAGCGAATCGGGAGTTCTGGCTTAATGCCAATTGTAACTTCAAGAAATTTTAGAACCTTACTGTTTGAGAAAATCTCGTTGTTCTTCCTATCTGGGATATCATGCGTCATTACTCTTTCCGCCCAGGGTCGAGGCGGTGCAATACAATCGCTAGAGGAATTTACACTAGGGGTAAGGCTAGCTAATGCGGTCGTTGCCTACGCAAGCTACTTAATAAAAATGATTTGGCCTTATCACCTCATTGTATACTATCCTCACCCAGGTTCTAATCTGCCTGCTTGGCAGGTCTTAGCATCTGGATTTTTTTTGGCGCTCATTACATTCATTGCTATAATGCTCGGGCGTAAATATAGATATCTCGCGGTTGGCTGGCTATGGTATCTTGGCACGCTCGTGCCAGTGATTGGCCTCGTCCAAGTCGGCATGCAAGCCATTGCAGATAGATATACTTATGTGCCTCTAATTGGAATCTTCATTGCAATTACTTGGGGAGTCCCCGCGCTAATCAAACCTCATGAAACTTGCAAGAGAGTAGGGGGAAAACAAATTGCATTTTCGATTCTTAAATCATCAGCAGCCTTGTCTATTCTCGCCCTAGCTATATGTACATGGATTCAGGTAGGTTATTGGAAGGATAGCTTCTCCCTTTTTAGACATACACTTGCTGTTTGCCCCCAAAATGCCGTTGCCCACTACAACCTTGGTGTAGCATTTGTGAATAATGGAGACGCTGAAGCCGCTATGGTAGAGTTTCAAAAAGCACTGAATATAAAACCGGGATATCCTGATGCATGGTACAATATTGGCGTCCTTCTTCAGCGCAAGGGTAAAATTGATGAGGCAATCAAAAGCTACTATCAAGCAATCAAACTTGACCCTACGTTGGTACAAGCCCGAAACAATCTTGCCATAATGCTTTTTATTAAAGGAAATTATGCAGAGGCATGGAAAGAAGTTCATGCTTGCATGAAATATGGATTTCAGCCTCATCCCGAATTCCTCAAAGCGCTGTCCCAAAAGATGCCTGAGCCTTAA
- a CDS encoding FtsW/RodA/SpoVE family cell cycle protein — protein MRHTRRSTEGVLILFASLLLLMGFALVYAAKLPQLYEGEKANINTADENTLSAIMGIDRRLAKLICEYRRKNGNFTDVDSLGRIKLLTKDEAEKIASLNASRKIDLTTISPEELSAQAGISPEVAYRILEAIATRAPGEPITAILLSKIPLISSDTLASHKKILRVRDAERVMISFWIKAFLMISGFFIFHFTLRKKAPNADPYLIPCVMVLSGLGCIILFSIKHPLQDTDVFSRQVQGVLIGIVFAIIPINAKFSTLRLWRYTYLYAIFAIILTIALALFGKGPGGTRLSLLGIQPVEIVKLALAFFVASYLADRWSILSDRTGPRRRFQLPLFRDIGPLAVMYFLSLATFIMVKDLGPMLVLFGMFVVLLYAATGNSLFIVAGLGLIAFSGCIAYFLKLGVFDVRVDMWLHPWANSHANGMHLAQSLWALATGGLWGSGLGLGQPNYIPRAGSDLVFSSLGEEIGLLGTILMLILYSVLLSRCFRIAIRARNDFERFLGASIASLLGIQTVVIIFGVLGILPLTGITLPFTSFGRSSMIASFFALGLLLSISSDGSIYSSNIPIQTRRALNRLATSLVVLLLGGAGICRLMWIQGIQADQIAGSLVIVPDADGISRPHINPRLKAIEARIPRGTIFDRNNQIVAFSHNGRRFYPYGGSMVHLVGYLDSRYGGPTGIEKSRNNDLRGFDNYSDLLPIYRLSHMPHCPKLKGKDIKLTIDARLQAKVENALRKYANALVDKRTGRVKNKGAAVVLDVYTGEVLAAVSIPNFDPNKLSYHNWRKYMADLNNDHVLINRALNGLYPPGSTFKIITTATALQNGIDFKYICNHSEHGVTWRWKGKTFARKRITDLEDMSPHGLVDMGKGLRVSCNLYFAHLAMELGPELLYKTATKGFKLEHIPPPKLLAEDLADSGYGQGRILVTPLEMARVAATIANNGIMMKPQFIREIRTKDGKIAKQFEPIEMGRPLDYKTAARLRKMMVDITTRGTAKGLFEGIDIKVAGKTGSAENEQGDRLAHSWFVGFAPAEDPRIAFAVVIENGGFGSRSAGPVCREIVKAAL, from the coding sequence ATGAGACATACTCGGCGAAGTACTGAAGGCGTTCTTATTCTATTTGCATCCCTATTATTGCTAATGGGGTTTGCACTAGTCTATGCTGCAAAGCTCCCGCAACTTTACGAAGGTGAGAAAGCAAACATAAACACTGCCGATGAAAATACGTTATCGGCAATTATGGGTATTGACCGCAGGCTTGCAAAACTTATATGCGAATACCGCAGAAAGAACGGGAATTTTACAGATGTTGATTCGCTTGGACGTATAAAGTTGCTCACCAAAGATGAAGCGGAGAAAATTGCTTCATTAAATGCCAGTCGCAAAATTGACCTTACAACTATTAGTCCTGAAGAGCTTTCAGCACAAGCAGGAATCAGCCCCGAAGTCGCCTATAGAATTTTGGAAGCAATAGCAACAAGAGCCCCAGGTGAACCCATAACGGCCATTCTTCTGTCAAAAATTCCTCTTATTTCTAGTGATACTTTGGCCTCACACAAAAAGATCCTGAGAGTTCGAGATGCTGAGCGAGTAATGATTTCATTTTGGATAAAAGCCTTTCTCATGATAAGCGGGTTCTTTATATTTCATTTTACACTGAGAAAAAAAGCACCAAATGCTGACCCTTACCTCATACCATGTGTAATGGTGCTTTCAGGGCTAGGATGCATAATTTTGTTTTCAATTAAGCACCCGCTTCAAGACACCGACGTTTTCAGCCGTCAAGTTCAAGGTGTGCTTATTGGCATTGTCTTCGCAATAATACCCATAAATGCAAAATTCAGCACACTGCGTCTTTGGCGGTATACTTATCTATATGCAATCTTCGCCATCATCTTAACCATAGCGCTAGCACTGTTTGGCAAAGGCCCAGGAGGAACACGACTAAGTTTATTGGGAATTCAGCCGGTAGAGATAGTTAAGCTTGCCTTAGCTTTTTTTGTTGCGAGTTATCTTGCTGACCGTTGGAGTATCCTCTCCGACCGCACTGGTCCACGTCGCCGATTTCAGCTTCCTTTATTCCGTGATATCGGTCCCCTAGCTGTAATGTACTTTCTCTCCCTCGCCACGTTTATCATGGTTAAGGATCTAGGCCCGATGCTTGTCCTTTTTGGAATGTTTGTCGTGCTACTTTACGCTGCAACTGGAAACTCTTTATTTATCGTAGCCGGACTTGGACTCATTGCATTCAGTGGTTGCATTGCCTATTTTTTAAAGCTAGGGGTTTTTGATGTGCGCGTTGATATGTGGCTTCATCCATGGGCAAATTCGCATGCGAACGGAATGCATCTTGCGCAATCACTTTGGGCGTTGGCAACTGGTGGACTATGGGGAAGCGGCTTAGGACTTGGGCAACCGAACTACATACCAAGAGCAGGCTCAGACCTCGTTTTCTCTTCGCTAGGTGAGGAGATTGGTCTTCTTGGCACGATTTTAATGCTTATCTTATATTCAGTACTCCTATCAAGATGCTTTCGAATTGCAATTCGGGCTAGAAATGATTTTGAAAGGTTTCTTGGGGCGAGCATAGCATCACTTCTAGGAATCCAAACGGTTGTTATAATCTTCGGTGTGCTTGGAATCCTTCCGCTTACTGGAATTACCTTACCATTTACCAGCTTTGGGCGGTCTTCAATGATTGCCTCATTCTTTGCATTGGGCTTATTGCTGAGTATTTCATCTGACGGTTCGATTTACTCGTCAAATATTCCAATACAAACCAGGCGAGCACTCAACCGCCTTGCAACCAGCCTCGTTGTTTTATTACTGGGTGGAGCCGGAATATGCCGCCTGATGTGGATTCAAGGCATCCAGGCAGACCAAATAGCTGGTTCATTAGTGATAGTACCCGACGCTGATGGCATTTCACGCCCCCACATCAATCCCCGATTAAAAGCTATAGAAGCAAGAATACCCAGGGGAACTATTTTCGATAGGAATAACCAAATAGTAGCGTTTTCCCACAATGGGAGAAGGTTTTACCCATATGGTGGGTCTATGGTTCACCTTGTAGGCTATCTTGATTCCAGATATGGTGGCCCAACTGGAATAGAAAAAAGCAGAAACAATGACCTTCGTGGCTTTGATAATTACTCAGACCTTCTCCCAATATATCGTCTGAGCCATATGCCTCACTGTCCAAAGCTAAAAGGAAAAGACATAAAGCTTACAATTGACGCCAGACTTCAGGCAAAGGTTGAGAATGCGCTCAGGAAATACGCAAATGCTTTAGTCGACAAGCGCACCGGAAGGGTCAAAAACAAAGGTGCTGCAGTTGTTCTAGATGTTTATACGGGTGAGGTACTTGCCGCAGTTTCAATTCCAAATTTTGACCCCAACAAGCTTTCGTATCACAATTGGAGGAAATATATGGCTGATTTAAATAACGACCATGTGCTCATTAACCGAGCACTGAATGGCCTTTATCCTCCAGGCTCAACGTTCAAAATTATTACAACTGCAACTGCGCTTCAGAATGGAATTGATTTCAAGTATATCTGCAATCATAGCGAACATGGAGTAACATGGCGGTGGAAAGGCAAAACATTCGCACGAAAACGCATTACCGACCTCGAGGATATGTCGCCTCATGGTTTGGTTGATATGGGAAAAGGCCTTAGAGTATCTTGCAATCTATATTTCGCACATTTGGCGATGGAGCTGGGTCCTGAGCTTTTGTATAAGACAGCAACAAAAGGCTTTAAGCTAGAACATATCCCACCGCCAAAGCTACTCGCTGAAGATTTAGCCGATAGCGGCTATGGACAGGGACGGATTTTGGTTACTCCGCTTGAGATGGCACGAGTTGCTGCAACTATTGCAAACAACGGTATCATGATGAAGCCTCAATTTATTAGGGAAATTCGCACCAAAGATGGCAAGATTGCTAAGCAGTTTGAACCAATTGAAATGGGAAGACCTCTGGATTACAAAACAGCGGCTCGCCTCCGAAAAATGATGGTCGATATTACCACACGTGGTACAGCTAAGGGCCTTTTCGAGGGCATAGATATTAAAGTTGCTGGAAAAACCGGAAGCGCTGAGAACGAGCAAGGTGATAGGCTTGCTCATTCGTGGTTTGTAGGATTTGCCCCCGCAGAGGACCCCCGAATTGCCTTTGCCGTTGTTATCGAAAATGGAGGATTTGGAAGTCGCTCTGCTGGACCAGTATGTCGGGAGATAGTTAAAGCTGCTTTATAA
- a CDS encoding M24 family metallopeptidase, with protein sequence MTKESLFPDKREIAEKERRVKEFMELKGLDALVLTTQSNFAWFTCGADNRVANATEIGVASVVITKDSKYIVCDNIEYPRIFDEEVGDQGFKFKTYNWWESNLADEISKLTSGTVGADTIIAGTKLVAGDISPLRYSLTEQEIERYRWLGINTAECMYEACIEVRPGMTEHQIAALLGGKLMERGIIPNLILIAADERISKYRHPIPTENTLEKYAMLVTCARKWGLILSMTRIVHFGSISPELRHKHDAVMQVDAKLIGATRPGARVDFIFGKAIEAYKRTGFQNEWHFHHQGGPTGYAGRDYRARPEVAGIVETNQAFAWNPSIAGTKSEDTIIALTNHTEIISTHKDWPTKTIEINGAKIERPDIMEM encoded by the coding sequence TTGACAAAAGAATCGTTGTTCCCAGATAAACGCGAGATTGCAGAAAAAGAACGCCGTGTTAAGGAATTCATGGAACTAAAAGGGCTTGATGCTCTCGTGCTAACTACCCAAAGCAATTTCGCCTGGTTCACTTGCGGTGCCGATAATCGCGTGGCAAACGCAACAGAAATAGGAGTAGCTTCTGTGGTAATCACTAAGGACTCGAAGTACATAGTTTGCGATAATATTGAATACCCTCGAATATTTGATGAGGAAGTCGGTGACCAAGGGTTTAAGTTCAAAACTTATAATTGGTGGGAAAGCAACCTAGCTGATGAGATTAGTAAACTTACAAGCGGCACTGTAGGTGCTGATACTATAATTGCTGGTACAAAGTTGGTTGCTGGCGATATTTCGCCGCTCAGATATTCGCTAACCGAACAGGAGATAGAACGGTACCGATGGCTTGGTATCAATACAGCTGAGTGCATGTATGAAGCTTGTATTGAAGTCAGACCAGGAATGACTGAGCACCAGATTGCAGCCTTACTTGGCGGCAAGCTTATGGAGAGGGGCATAATACCAAACCTAATTCTGATAGCAGCCGACGAACGAATAAGTAAATATAGACACCCAATTCCCACAGAAAACACTTTGGAAAAATACGCAATGCTGGTTACCTGCGCCCGAAAATGGGGACTAATCCTTTCAATGACACGAATAGTTCACTTTGGCTCAATCTCACCAGAACTCAGACATAAGCATGACGCAGTTATGCAAGTGGATGCCAAATTAATCGGCGCAACCCGGCCTGGTGCACGGGTGGATTTCATTTTCGGCAAGGCAATCGAAGCATATAAGCGCACAGGTTTTCAAAATGAGTGGCACTTCCACCACCAAGGTGGTCCAACTGGCTATGCAGGCAGGGATTATCGTGCTAGACCAGAAGTTGCTGGAATCGTTGAGACAAATCAGGCTTTTGCATGGAACCCTTCTATCGCTGGCACTAAATCCGAAGACACTATAATTGCTTTGACAAATCACACCGAAATCATTTCGACCCATAAGGACTGGCCAACGAAAACAATTGAGATTAACGGAGCAAAAATTGAGCGACCTGATATAATGGAAATGTGA